A genomic region of Plasmodium malariae genome assembly, chromosome: 14 contains the following coding sequences:
- the HP1 gene encoding heterochromatin protein 1, putative, which translates to MTGSDEEFEIGDILEIKRKKNGFIYLVKWKGYSDDENTWEPESNLVHLTSFKKKMEYLKSSYLNKNDTTINDSKNMKNHLLSPSMQEEGSSGAKSKGRNSLISKKKNYKKSVANKMENKKNLSPHSDNSFKRSDEEDNESIKQETITINYDNALLNVEDVYSVRIKNRKMEFLASLKNASPQWVEESNIRRTGHLNIKVNDFKKYIRRKKTSKGNRIVIKNLHNVGDELYISVIHNINNKEIHSLYPSKVIEYIYPQELLNFLLSRLRYRTA; encoded by the coding sequence ATGACAGGATCAGATGAAGAATTTGAAATAGGTGATATActtgaaataaaaagaaaaaaaaatggctTCATATATTTAGTTAAATGGAAGGGTTACTCAGATGATGAAAATACATGGGAACCGGAAAGTAACTTAGTACATTTAAcaagctttaaaaaaaaaatggaatactTAAAATCAAgctatttaaataaaaacgaTACAACTATTAATgatagtaaaaatatgaaaaaccATCTTTTATCCCCATCTATGCAAGAAGAAGGTAGTAGTGGCGCAAAATCGAAAGGTAGAAATTCTTTAatttcaaagaaaaaaaattataaaaaaagtgtagcaaacaaaatggaaaataaaaaaaacttatcTCCTCATTCAGATAATTCTTTTAAGAGAAGCGACGAAGAAGATAATGAGTCAATCAAACAAGAAACCATAACAATCAATTACGATAATGCGTTATTAAATGTAGAAGATGTATACAGCGTTCGAATTAAAAACAGGAAGATGGAATTCTTGGCTAGCTTAAAAAATGCATCTCCTCAATGGGTAGAAGAATCCAATATAAGAAGAACGGGACACTTAAATATTAAAGTTaatgattttaaaaaatatataagaagaaaaaaaacgtCCAAAGGAAATAGGattgttattaaaaatttacataatgtTGGAGATGAGTTATATATATCggttatacataatataaataataaagaaatacatAGTTTATACCCATCAAAGGTTATTGAGTATATATACCCACAGGAACTTTTAAATTTCCTCTTGTCAAGACTTCGATACCGAACAGCCTAA